One Pararhizobium sp. IMCC3301 DNA segment encodes these proteins:
- a CDS encoding winged helix-turn-helix domain-containing protein: protein MDAISFLDFEVRPSIRQLTKRGQSVAIGARAFDLLLCLIENRDRVMGRDELFALVWEGMAVGDNNLNVQVSTLRKLLGAAAIVTVPKRGLRFGMDVIHEPAERFGPQFPALPDKPSVAVLPFLDLGDDPSFGQSLCS from the coding sequence ATGGACGCAATCAGCTTCCTTGATTTTGAGGTGCGGCCGTCGATCCGCCAACTGACCAAGCGAGGCCAGTCTGTCGCGATTGGCGCCAGAGCCTTTGATTTGCTTTTATGTCTGATCGAAAACCGTGATCGCGTGATGGGAAGAGACGAGCTTTTCGCGCTGGTCTGGGAGGGAATGGCTGTCGGCGACAACAATTTGAATGTGCAGGTGTCGACATTGCGCAAACTGCTCGGCGCGGCTGCAATCGTCACGGTTCCCAAGCGCGGCCTTCGCTTCGGGATGGACGTTATTCATGAACCTGCTGAAAGGTTCGGGCCGCAGTTTCCTGCATTGCCGGACAAACCTTCCGTCGCGGTACTGCCATTTCTTGATCTTGGCGACGATCCCAGTTTCGGGCAGTCATTATGCAGTTGA
- a CDS encoding TRAP transporter large permease: MLLIIFVILLIMIFAGLPIILAMGLVGLAGFLTTPQLVLPLFPQKMFTTLDSFSLLALPYFILAGELMAKGGISRKLVDFATIVVGHLRGSLAHANIVASMAFAGISGSSTADTSAIGGVLIPAMKEQGYKPGYAAAITATSSTIGAIIPPSMTIIVYGALANVSIGGLFLGGIIPGFLVGAALMSVVYVQSRNAVKYPEMQGRGRFHLKAALRSLVAVWSALLAPLIIVGGILGGIFTATEAGVVACVYSFLVSVVFYRTIKLSDLPQILLSAALTTAMVAGIIGIAGSFGWLLAYLNFNRMLLTSIMSLTSEPLLVFAMLVFAMLILTMFIDSMAVLIIAVPIAVFIGQSLGIDQFQLGIALVMATQIGSTSPPVAVLLFVATSIAQCRYADTIRYVWPFIFAEIAILALVMLFPPIAAAIPQWVFG, translated from the coding sequence ATGCTGCTCATCATCTTTGTCATCCTTTTGATCATGATCTTCGCCGGATTGCCAATCATACTGGCCATGGGCCTGGTCGGACTTGCCGGCTTTTTGACGACGCCGCAACTGGTGCTGCCGCTGTTCCCGCAGAAAATGTTCACGACGCTGGATTCCTTCAGCCTGCTGGCGCTGCCCTACTTTATTCTTGCCGGTGAATTGATGGCAAAGGGTGGCATCAGCCGAAAACTGGTGGATTTCGCGACGATTGTCGTCGGGCATCTGCGCGGCAGTCTGGCCCACGCCAATATTGTCGCCTCGATGGCTTTTGCCGGGATTTCCGGCTCCTCGACCGCGGACACGTCGGCCATCGGCGGTGTGCTGATCCCGGCGATGAAGGAGCAGGGCTACAAGCCGGGTTATGCCGCCGCAATCACCGCCACATCATCGACCATCGGGGCAATCATTCCGCCCTCGATGACCATCATCGTCTATGGCGCGCTGGCGAATGTGTCGATCGGGGGCCTGTTTCTTGGTGGCATTATCCCCGGCTTTCTGGTCGGGGCTGCGCTGATGAGCGTGGTTTATGTGCAGTCGCGCAACGCGGTGAAATATCCCGAAATGCAGGGCCGTGGTCGATTTCATCTCAAGGCCGCGCTGCGCTCGCTGGTTGCGGTCTGGTCGGCTTTACTGGCGCCATTGATCATCGTTGGTGGCATTCTCGGCGGCATCTTCACTGCCACTGAGGCGGGGGTTGTCGCCTGTGTCTATTCGTTTCTGGTCTCGGTGGTGTTCTACCGGACCATCAAGCTGAGCGATCTGCCGCAAATCCTGCTTTCAGCCGCGCTGACGACGGCGATGGTGGCTGGCATTATCGGCATTGCCGGGAGTTTTGGCTGGTTGCTGGCCTATCTGAATTTCAACCGGATGTTACTGACCTCGATCATGTCGTTGACAAGCGAGCCGCTGCTGGTGTTCGCCATGCTGGTGTTCGCCATGCTGATCCTGACGATGTTCATCGATTCCATGGCGGTGCTGATCATCGCAGTGCCGATTGCCGTATTCATCGGCCAGAGCCTGGGCATCGACCAGTTCCAGCTCGGCATCGCGCTGGTGATGGCAACGCAGATTGGCTCAACCAGCCCGCCAGTGGCGGTGCTGCTGTTTGTCGCGACGTCAATCGCGCAGTGCCGATATGCCGATACCATCCGATATGTCTGGCCTTTTATCTTCGCCGAAATCGCGATATTGGCGCTGGTGATGCTGTTCCCCCCCATTGCCGCCGCGATCCCGCAATGGGTATTCGGCTAG
- a CDS encoding FadR/GntR family transcriptional regulator, which translates to MHKIDKAVTKPASSSGLRIANLNPHMRVHDRLGLALVRGDLAPGEALPAELQLCEMLGVSRTAMREAVRGLAAKGLVDPRPKRGTLVRDETLWNHLDPDVLRWRIEVSDVDSYLSKMFQLRRATEPEAATIAAEAATAEDHIGLEADFQAMVDAGDDDAAWVEADLAFHRSIYLATHNEFFWPIGQLFSIGLRQMFEIAATGSHRPRAIQEHGDLCRAIIARQPDQARAAALKLVGNASSDIDRILHKS; encoded by the coding sequence ATGCATAAGATCGACAAAGCAGTCACAAAACCGGCTTCCTCCTCGGGGCTGCGTATCGCCAATCTCAACCCTCATATGCGCGTCCATGACCGGCTTGGTCTGGCGCTCGTGCGCGGTGATCTTGCCCCCGGTGAGGCGTTGCCGGCCGAACTCCAGCTCTGCGAGATGCTGGGTGTGAGCCGCACGGCGATGCGTGAAGCTGTGCGCGGTCTTGCTGCCAAGGGGCTCGTCGATCCGCGGCCCAAACGCGGTACCCTTGTCCGAGACGAGACACTGTGGAACCACCTTGACCCGGATGTGCTGCGCTGGCGCATCGAGGTGTCGGATGTCGACAGTTATCTGAGCAAGATGTTTCAGTTGCGCCGGGCCACCGAACCTGAAGCGGCGACGATTGCAGCTGAGGCGGCGACGGCGGAAGATCACATCGGTCTTGAGGCCGATTTCCAGGCCATGGTCGACGCCGGCGATGACGATGCGGCCTGGGTCGAGGCCGACCTTGCCTTCCACCGTTCGATCTATCTTGCCACCCATAACGAGTTTTTCTGGCCGATCGGACAATTGTTCAGCATCGGTCTGCGCCAGATGTTTGAAATCGCCGCAACGGGTTCGCACCGGCCGCGCGCCATCCAGGAGCACGGGGATCTCTGCCGCGCCATCATTGCCCGCCAGCCGGATCAGGCCCGCGCGGCAGCGCTGAAGCTGGTCGGCAACGCCAGCAGCGACATCGATCGCATTTTGCACAAAAGCTAG
- a CDS encoding SDR family NAD(P)-dependent oxidoreductase: MYDIDGKSALITGGTRGIGLGIARAVLARGGKVVLNGRENTADADALVEEYGAGRVAIELADVSVPEQAADLVGRAASRFNRIDMLVHAAGGPAPGTALDLSTESWMQAFAIHVHAVFHLFRQAHPFLAKQGGAVLLVSSVAGLRGCPGTVAYQTVKGALLPMARALAFDHAHEDIRVNVIAPGIIRTRFHDAMTDTAKAHNLQNRIPLRREGTIEDVATAALELMCNPFITGELMTVDGGMSMRITG; the protein is encoded by the coding sequence ATGTATGACATCGACGGCAAATCCGCCCTCATCACCGGAGGCACCCGCGGCATCGGCCTCGGCATCGCCCGCGCCGTACTCGCGCGCGGCGGCAAGGTTGTGCTCAACGGCCGGGAAAACACAGCAGACGCTGATGCGCTGGTCGAGGAATACGGCGCTGGCCGGGTTGCGATAGAACTGGCGGATGTCTCGGTACCCGAGCAGGCCGCCGATCTGGTCGGGCGCGCTGCGTCGCGCTTCAACCGCATTGACATGCTGGTCCACGCCGCTGGCGGTCCGGCACCTGGCACGGCTCTTGATCTGTCCACCGAAAGCTGGATGCAGGCCTTCGCCATCCACGTCCATGCGGTGTTTCACCTGTTCCGGCAGGCGCATCCCTTTCTGGCGAAACAAGGCGGTGCCGTTCTGCTGGTGTCCTCGGTTGCCGGTCTGCGCGGCTGCCCCGGTACGGTGGCCTACCAGACGGTCAAGGGCGCGCTGCTGCCGATGGCCAGAGCCCTGGCCTTTGACCATGCGCATGAAGACATCCGCGTCAACGTCATCGCTCCGGGGATCATTCGCACCCGCTTTCACGATGCCATGACCGACACCGCCAAGGCCCACAATTTGCAAAACCGAATTCCGCTTCGGCGCGAGGGCACAATCGAAGACGTCGCAACCGCAGCGCTTGAACTGATGTGCAACCCCTTCATTACCGGGGAACTGATGACCGTTGATGGCGGCATGTCGATGCGCATCACCGGATAG
- a CDS encoding gamma-glutamylcyclotransferase, producing MTTLPDPFTHLPELRDKINDPFKSFFRDFKVKEIFERHPELLWVLDELHTDAQRDVSRKDILDAHGNGDLWIFAYGSLMWDPALQFAEVRRAVAPDYARRFILKDIWGGRGTREIPGLMAALDTGQGCEGLVYRVTHDNIETETEILWRREMIGPGYLPRFITGLVDDRPVRALAFVADYSAEAMKPELTRAEQIAYCATGTGVLGTSHEYLQNIVKQFAVLGVVDEHCTALLRDVEDFMQADSTMATELQNDRSNPVL from the coding sequence ATGACCACTCTACCTGACCCATTCACGCACCTTCCCGAGTTGCGCGACAAGATCAACGATCCCTTCAAATCCTTTTTCCGCGATTTCAAAGTCAAGGAGATTTTTGAGCGTCATCCTGAACTGCTCTGGGTTCTTGATGAACTCCACACCGATGCGCAGCGCGATGTGTCACGCAAAGACATTCTCGATGCGCATGGCAACGGCGATCTGTGGATTTTTGCCTATGGCTCGCTGATGTGGGACCCCGCCTTGCAGTTTGCCGAAGTGCGCCGTGCGGTGGCTCCGGACTATGCCCGCCGCTTCATCCTGAAAGACATATGGGGCGGACGGGGAACGCGCGAAATCCCTGGCCTGATGGCAGCGCTTGATACCGGACAGGGATGTGAAGGCCTGGTCTATCGCGTGACACATGACAACATCGAAACCGAAACCGAAATCCTGTGGCGGCGCGAAATGATCGGTCCCGGCTATCTGCCGCGCTTCATAACCGGGCTGGTGGATGACAGGCCGGTTCGCGCACTTGCCTTTGTAGCGGATTATAGCGCTGAAGCCATGAAACCTGAGCTGACCCGCGCTGAGCAGATCGCCTATTGCGCCACCGGGACTGGTGTACTCGGCACTAGCCATGAGTATCTGCAAAACATCGTCAAGCAGTTCGCCGTTCTTGGCGTTGTCGATGAGCATTGCACAGCGCTGCTGCGTGACGTTGAGGATTTCATGCAGGCCGATTCAACGATGGCGACGGAGCTGCAAAATGACAGATCAAATCCCGTTCTTTGA
- a CDS encoding cupin domain-containing protein produces the protein MTKFHNRRTAWPVLAGMLATTALLATSALPAFADGDKPMVVAVDEITFTDGPPTLPQGAQIAVLQGHPGKEGAFVIRLKFPGGYNIPPHRHPEEEHVTVISGGFGMSVGDVHDRSAAGLLAPGGFVRIPAGQPHYAWSDAETVVQINAMGPFGIEYIDTKDDPRIK, from the coding sequence ATGACTAAATTTCACAATCGTCGGACAGCCTGGCCGGTCCTGGCCGGCATGCTGGCAACCACGGCCCTGCTTGCCACATCGGCATTGCCCGCCTTCGCCGATGGCGACAAACCTATGGTGGTCGCGGTTGACGAGATCACGTTCACAGACGGTCCACCGACATTGCCGCAGGGCGCGCAAATTGCGGTTCTGCAGGGCCATCCCGGGAAGGAAGGCGCGTTCGTCATCCGGCTGAAATTTCCCGGCGGTTACAATATTCCACCGCACCGGCATCCCGAAGAGGAACATGTCACGGTGATCTCGGGCGGTTTTGGGATGTCCGTTGGCGACGTGCATGACCGCAGCGCTGCGGGGCTATTGGCCCCTGGCGGTTTTGTGCGTATTCCCGCCGGTCAGCCCCACTACGCCTGGAGCGATGCGGAAACGGTGGTCCAGATCAATGCCATGGGCCCGTTCGGAATCGAATATATCGACACCAAGGACGATCCCCGGATCAAGTAA
- a CDS encoding TRAP transporter substrate-binding protein codes for MLKTLLLAAAAALSLSPALGQDVTTIKFGFSSVADLENDNGAAALLFKNYVESKSDTLAVEIQGSSGLGSDADVIQALQLGAGATMYIGGTATFNTFIAKIGVLDLPFLWSDYAHVGRALDGEVGTSLKADFEAAGFKTLGYGFSWGYRNVVTKGVAVTEPENLAGLKLRTIQSPIYVAAINAMGANATPMSFNEVYTALQTGVLDGFEHAASMVYSAKLYEVSDHLALTRHLFGPTAMTYSLAQWNQLTPEQQKVVQEGADFALTIARAMAPGREQEALQKLEAVGMTITEVDTSEFKAAAQPLQDELAAGIGAGDLLAAIRAAQ; via the coding sequence ATGCTGAAGACCTTACTTCTGGCAGCTGCGGCTGCACTGTCTCTGAGCCCGGCGCTGGGACAGGACGTCACCACCATCAAATTCGGATTTTCGTCAGTCGCTGATCTGGAAAACGATAATGGCGCTGCGGCGCTGCTGTTCAAGAATTATGTCGAGAGCAAGAGCGACACTCTGGCCGTCGAAATTCAGGGCTCGTCCGGTCTGGGCAGCGATGCTGACGTGATCCAGGCGCTGCAACTCGGTGCCGGGGCTACCATGTATATTGGCGGCACCGCCACGTTCAACACCTTCATTGCCAAGATCGGTGTCCTCGACCTGCCCTTCTTGTGGAGCGACTATGCCCATGTCGGGCGCGCGCTGGATGGCGAGGTGGGCACAAGCCTGAAGGCCGATTTCGAGGCAGCGGGCTTCAAAACACTGGGTTATGGCTTCAGCTGGGGTTACCGCAATGTGGTGACCAAGGGCGTGGCGGTGACCGAGCCTGAAAACCTGGCCGGTCTGAAGCTGAGAACCATTCAATCACCGATCTATGTTGCGGCGATCAACGCCATGGGCGCAAATGCCACTCCGATGTCGTTCAATGAAGTTTACACCGCGTTGCAGACGGGTGTGCTTGACGGCTTCGAGCACGCCGCATCAATGGTCTATTCGGCCAAACTCTACGAGGTCTCGGACCATCTGGCACTGACCCGGCACTTGTTCGGGCCGACCGCAATGACGTATTCGCTGGCACAGTGGAACCAACTGACGCCGGAGCAGCAGAAAGTTGTGCAGGAGGGAGCTGATTTCGCTCTGACGATTGCCCGCGCGATGGCACCCGGCCGCGAGCAGGAAGCATTGCAGAAGCTGGAAGCGGTGGGTATGACCATCACCGAAGTGGACACTTCGGAGTTCAAGGCTGCGGCACAACCGCTGCAGGATGAATTGGCCGCAGGTATCGGTGCCGGAGATTTGCTGGCGGCGATTCGCGCTGCGCAATAG
- the cysK gene encoding cysteine synthase A — MHSNTQIRSTVGRGRLFGDILDTIGDTPVVRINNIGVSHAEIYVKAEFFNPAGSVKDRLALNIIEDAERKGVLKPGQTVIEATSGNTGIGLAMVCAQKGYPLVVTMADSFSIERRKLMRLLGAKVVLTPRAEKGFGMYQKAVELAEANGWFLARQFETEANAAIHESTTAREIINDFAGSRLDWFVTGYGTGGTVTGVGRVLRRERPETRIVLTEPANAQLLGSGKIQERTDDDAPAASHPAFEPHPIQGWTPDFIPFVLQEAVDAGLYDEVVPVAGAEGIKWARELAMKEGIFAGISGGATFAAARRIAETAPEGSVILCMLPDTGERYLTTPLFEGIEAEMDAEEQALSRSTPGFQFAA; from the coding sequence ATGCATTCCAATACACAGATCCGTTCGACAGTCGGCAGAGGCCGCCTGTTCGGCGACATACTGGACACTATCGGTGACACGCCGGTGGTCCGGATCAACAATATCGGCGTCAGCCATGCCGAGATCTATGTCAAGGCCGAGTTCTTCAATCCGGCCGGATCGGTCAAGGACCGCCTGGCGCTGAACATCATCGAGGATGCCGAGCGCAAGGGCGTGCTGAAGCCGGGGCAGACGGTGATTGAAGCGACCAGCGGCAATACCGGAATCGGCCTCGCCATGGTCTGTGCGCAGAAAGGCTATCCGCTTGTGGTCACAATGGCCGACAGCTTCTCGATCGAACGCCGCAAGCTGATGCGCTTGCTCGGCGCGAAAGTGGTGCTGACCCCGCGCGCAGAAAAAGGTTTCGGGATGTATCAAAAGGCGGTTGAACTGGCCGAGGCCAATGGCTGGTTCCTGGCCCGGCAATTCGAGACAGAGGCCAATGCCGCGATCCATGAATCAACCACCGCACGCGAGATCATCAATGATTTTGCCGGCTCCCGCCTCGACTGGTTCGTCACCGGATATGGCACCGGCGGCACCGTCACCGGCGTTGGCCGGGTGTTGCGCCGCGAACGGCCCGAGACACGCATTGTGTTGACCGAACCCGCCAATGCGCAGTTGCTGGGCAGTGGAAAAATTCAGGAACGAACAGATGATGATGCACCGGCGGCCAGCCATCCGGCATTCGAGCCGCACCCGATTCAGGGCTGGACGCCTGACTTTATTCCATTTGTCCTGCAGGAAGCAGTCGACGCCGGACTTTACGACGAGGTCGTCCCGGTGGCGGGTGCCGAGGGCATAAAATGGGCCAGGGAACTGGCAATGAAAGAAGGCATATTCGCCGGAATTTCTGGCGGCGCGACCTTTGCCGCCGCGCGCCGGATCGCCGAAACTGCTCCGGAAGGTTCGGTCATTTTATGCATGCTTCCAGATACCGGCGAGCGTTACCTTACAACGCCGCTGTTCGAAGGTATCGAGGCCGAGATGGATGCCGAGGAGCAGGCGCTGTCGCGCTCGACCCCCGGCTTTCAGTTTGCTGCGTAA
- a CDS encoding TRAP transporter small permease, with protein sequence MKRLMGWIDRVVETVVIGLFAAMIAVGTAQVFNRYFLNMSLSWSEEFQRYGQIWLVFLAIPIAYRRGMHMGIEGLRSYLGESGRLWFARFIDSLWLVLGGFIAAGTSQFLGVLSTQRSAGLNLPMNWVYMGVLIGALYMILIGVRRLAASFADDAAINSASEG encoded by the coding sequence ATGAAACGTTTGATGGGCTGGATCGACCGCGTCGTCGAGACGGTGGTGATTGGACTGTTTGCGGCGATGATCGCAGTCGGCACAGCCCAGGTCTTCAACCGCTATTTCCTCAATATGTCGTTGAGCTGGAGCGAAGAATTCCAGCGCTATGGACAGATCTGGCTGGTGTTTCTTGCGATCCCTATCGCCTATCGCCGCGGGATGCATATGGGGATTGAAGGATTGCGCTCCTATCTGGGCGAGTCCGGGCGGCTTTGGTTCGCCCGGTTTATCGATAGTCTGTGGCTCGTCCTGGGCGGATTTATTGCAGCTGGTACATCCCAGTTTCTGGGCGTGCTCAGTACCCAGCGCAGTGCCGGTCTGAACCTGCCGATGAACTGGGTCTATATGGGCGTGCTGATCGGGGCGCTCTACATGATCCTGATTGGTGTCAGGCGGCTGGCGGCCTCGTTCGCAGATGATGCCGCCATCAATTCTGCAAGCGAAGGCTGA
- a CDS encoding transcriptional regulator → METLVGPPGEPSAGLTILMMGRLRLIRGGSKITLPRSRKLCGLLAYLALAPHPVGRSRLCELLGDVASDPRGELRWYLSKLRSVLDDPTRRSVTAQGDTIALDLRDWFVDAVQIETATQAGLGTLGAERLHQLCELFSGDFLEGLDLHRSAQLDHWLTAQRRRYRVCHAAMLEQLVKQLPEGDEAVGAAVERWAALAPFDPRAQILLLRTLMQSDQPGEADQHYSAVARLFETEDLEFEPIRRAWREMCPQPATFPGATAATPLLSAALQQPDRSAQRDTREAQRASLAVMPFKEPGRHDDSVGLAEGLTHDIITRLAKLRSLFVIARGSVFALSARGIGAEDAAKSLNVDYVASGVVRRYPDRIIVAAELVEARTARIVWADEFDLKPAEAFLIQTRIGDTIVASIASEIETAEKNRAILKPPSSLNAWESYHRGLWHMYRFTKAENERAQHYFRLSSEADPTFARAYSGISFTHWQNAFQNWADRERESDLAYEAAARSLLADDRDPAAHWAMGRAMWLRPYQDQAIAELEQAVDLSPNFALGHYALSFVHSQSGDPATAIAASDHSRNLSPFDPLLFGMLGARALAHVRLGDFDEAAEWALKAAARPNAHIMILAIAAHCLALAGRVEEAKIIAASIRNTLPSFRVDQFLTTFRFPPDAEATFRVAAQMINLD, encoded by the coding sequence ATGGAAACTCTGGTTGGACCTCCCGGCGAGCCATCCGCCGGATTGACGATACTGATGATGGGCCGGCTGCGGCTTATCCGCGGTGGTTCGAAGATAACACTGCCGCGCTCGCGCAAGCTGTGTGGGCTGCTGGCCTATCTGGCCCTTGCTCCGCATCCAGTTGGCCGCAGCCGGCTGTGTGAACTGCTGGGCGATGTGGCCAGCGATCCGCGCGGCGAATTGCGCTGGTATCTCAGCAAACTCAGATCAGTGCTGGACGATCCCACGCGTCGCAGCGTGACAGCACAGGGTGATACGATCGCGCTCGATCTCCGCGATTGGTTCGTGGACGCGGTGCAGATCGAAACGGCGACGCAGGCCGGTCTCGGCACGCTGGGTGCGGAGCGGTTGCACCAGCTTTGCGAGCTGTTCAGCGGTGATTTCCTCGAAGGCCTCGATCTGCACCGCTCAGCGCAACTGGACCACTGGCTGACCGCACAACGCAGGCGCTACCGGGTCTGCCATGCCGCTATGCTGGAACAATTGGTCAAGCAGCTTCCCGAGGGCGACGAAGCAGTCGGCGCAGCCGTCGAACGGTGGGCCGCACTTGCGCCGTTTGATCCGCGTGCGCAGATCCTGCTTCTCAGAACACTGATGCAAAGCGATCAACCCGGCGAGGCCGACCAGCATTATAGCGCCGTTGCCCGGCTTTTCGAAACTGAGGATCTGGAGTTCGAGCCGATCCGCCGGGCCTGGCGCGAAATGTGCCCCCAGCCGGCCACATTTCCAGGCGCGACGGCCGCAACGCCGCTGCTGTCCGCAGCGCTTCAGCAGCCGGACCGCAGCGCTCAACGGGACACTCGTGAGGCTCAGCGCGCGTCACTCGCCGTGATGCCGTTCAAGGAACCTGGCAGACACGACGACAGCGTCGGTCTGGCGGAAGGACTGACCCATGACATCATCACCCGATTGGCCAAATTGCGCAGCCTGTTCGTCATTGCGCGCGGTTCAGTGTTTGCCTTGTCGGCCAGGGGGATCGGTGCTGAAGACGCGGCAAAAAGCCTGAATGTCGATTATGTCGCCAGCGGGGTCGTGCGCCGCTATCCGGACCGCATCATTGTTGCCGCCGAACTGGTCGAAGCGCGCACGGCGCGGATCGTCTGGGCGGACGAATTTGACCTGAAGCCGGCAGAGGCGTTCCTGATTCAGACCAGGATCGGCGACACCATCGTCGCTTCTATCGCCAGTGAGATCGAGACCGCTGAAAAGAACCGCGCGATCCTGAAACCTCCCAGTTCCCTGAATGCCTGGGAGTCCTATCACCGCGGATTGTGGCACATGTATCGGTTCACCAAGGCCGAAAATGAACGGGCGCAGCACTATTTCCGGCTGTCGAGCGAGGCGGATCCGACCTTTGCCAGAGCCTATTCGGGCATCTCTTTTACCCATTGGCAAAATGCCTTCCAGAATTGGGCGGATCGCGAGCGGGAATCAGACCTTGCCTATGAGGCCGCCGCACGCAGCCTTCTTGCCGATGATCGCGACCCGGCTGCGCATTGGGCGATGGGGCGGGCGATGTGGCTGCGCCCATATCAGGACCAGGCGATTGCCGAACTGGAGCAGGCGGTGGATCTCAGTCCCAATTTTGCCCTCGGCCACTATGCGCTGTCCTTTGTGCATTCGCAGTCGGGAGATCCGGCGACCGCGATTGCCGCCTCCGACCATTCGCGCAATCTCAGCCCGTTCGATCCGTTGCTGTTTGGAATGCTCGGCGCGCGGGCACTGGCACATGTCCGTCTCGGTGATTTTGATGAGGCTGCGGAATGGGCCCTCAAAGCCGCCGCAAGACCCAATGCCCATATCATGATCCTGGCGATTGCGGCGCATTGCCTGGCGCTTGCCGGCCGCGTCGAAGAGGCAAAAATCATCGCGGCTTCAATCCGCAACACGCTGCCCAGCTTTCGCGTCGATCAGTTTCTCACCACCTTCAGATTTCCTCCCGATGCTGAAGCGACGTTCCGTGTGGCCGCACAAATGATAAATCTCGATTGA
- a CDS encoding pyridoxal-dependent decarboxylase translates to MNDLPMAPAESLDPADWTEVAELSHRIIDDAIAHSRDVRKRPPWQEMPEQVRQGFDGPLPRTPLPLADVYEEVVHSVMAYPMGNVHPRFWAWFMGSGNFTGALADFLAAVQGSNLGGGSHAAVLLENQVIAWCNEIVGFPATANGTLVSGGSMANLMGLAVARNIKAGVDVRTLGVAAIARPLRFYSSDQVHDCHRKALEALGLGNCSLRRIPTDCDFRINIAALRSAIAEDRAAGFQPACLIGNAGTVNTGAIDDLEALATLARQEDLWFHVDGCIGALLAIAPKNAHRVAGLQRADSVALDPHKWLHAPFDVGCVLVRAGTALQDSFATAPEYLESTQRGLASGRWLHESGLQTSRAFRALKVWMALKQHGIERFGRLIDRNIDQAQYLAGLISAHRQLEVAAPPPAAV, encoded by the coding sequence ATGAACGATCTGCCAATGGCTCCGGCGGAAAGTCTCGACCCGGCTGATTGGACGGAAGTTGCGGAACTTTCCCATCGCATCATCGACGACGCCATCGCCCATTCGCGTGACGTCCGCAAACGCCCTCCCTGGCAGGAGATGCCGGAACAGGTGCGGCAAGGTTTCGATGGTCCCTTGCCGCGCACACCGCTTCCTCTTGCGGACGTTTATGAGGAGGTCGTGCATAGCGTGATGGCCTATCCAATGGGCAATGTGCATCCGCGATTCTGGGCATGGTTCATGGGATCGGGCAACTTCACTGGCGCGCTGGCAGACTTTCTGGCGGCGGTTCAGGGCTCCAATCTTGGCGGCGGCAGTCATGCCGCCGTCCTTCTTGAAAACCAGGTTATCGCCTGGTGCAATGAGATTGTTGGATTTCCGGCGACCGCCAACGGAACCCTGGTCAGCGGCGGTTCGATGGCAAATCTGATGGGCCTTGCCGTCGCGCGAAATATCAAGGCCGGCGTCGACGTTCGCACATTGGGGGTCGCGGCCATCGCCAGACCGTTGCGCTTTTACAGTTCCGACCAGGTGCATGATTGTCACCGAAAAGCGCTGGAGGCGCTTGGGCTTGGCAATTGCTCGCTGCGCCGCATTCCTACGGATTGCGACTTTCGCATCAACATTGCCGCGTTGCGGTCAGCGATCGCAGAGGACCGTGCTGCCGGTTTTCAACCCGCCTGCCTGATCGGCAATGCCGGCACGGTGAATACCGGTGCCATAGACGACCTTGAGGCTTTGGCGACCCTCGCCCGGCAAGAGGATCTGTGGTTCCACGTCGATGGCTGCATCGGCGCCCTGCTGGCAATTGCGCCAAAAAATGCGCACCGGGTGGCCGGTCTGCAGCGCGCCGATTCTGTGGCGCTCGATCCCCACAAATGGCTGCATGCTCCGTTTGATGTCGGATGTGTTCTGGTCCGGGCCGGCACAGCGTTGCAGGATAGTTTCGCCACCGCCCCGGAATATCTGGAATCAACCCAGCGCGGACTTGCTTCGGGCAGATGGCTTCACGAATCCGGGCTGCAGACCTCACGCGCTTTCAGGGCGCTGAAGGTCTGGATGGCGCTGAAACAGCATGGCATCGAGAGATTCGGCCGGCTGATCGACCGCAACATAGATCAGGCGCAATACCTCGCCGGGCTGATCAGCGCCCATCGGCAACTCGAAGTCGCGGCCCCCCCCCCGGCAGCGGTATAG